Proteins co-encoded in one Uloborus diversus isolate 005 chromosome 9, Udiv.v.3.1, whole genome shotgun sequence genomic window:
- the LOC129229809 gene encoding jerky protein homolog-like has product MASIKRKRIVLTIQEKYDIVTRLESGEAVTKLAKEFHVGVSTVSEMKRNSEKIKKCFAEFDITKGAKFRKTMKLADHTDLDATLYKWFVQKRCEGIPLSGPMIQEKALILNSKLGGSDDFKASSGWLEKFKIRHGIRQLNIEGEKLSGNVAAVDSFVAKIEDLIRDENLSPDQIYNCDETGLYWKALPEETLAAVNETSAPGRKRMKDRVTVLACSNA; this is encoded by the coding sequence ATGGCTTCCATTAAGAGAAAAAGAATCGTATTAACCATACAGGAAAAATATGATATTGTAACGAGACTAGAATCTGGTGAAGCTGTTACAAAACTTGCAAAAGAGTTTCACGTTGGTGTGTCAACCGTGAGCGAAATGAAAAGAAActcggaaaaaattaaaaagtgttttgctGAGTTTGATATCACGAAAGGTGCCAAATtccgaaaaacaatgaaattagccgATCATACAGATTTAGATGCGACTTTGTACAAATGGTTTGTGCAGAAAAGATGTGAAGGAATACCCCTATCTGGACCAATGATTCAAGAAAAAGCTTTGATTCTCAACTCGAAGCTTGGTGGTTCTGATGACTTCAAAGCCAGTAGTGGCTGGTTAGAGAAATTCAAAATTCGCCATGGTATACGGCAACTCAATATCGAGGgggaaaaattgtctggaaatgTCGCAGCAGTTGATTCATTTGTTGCAAAGATTGAAGATTTGATAAGAGATGAGAATTTATCCCCAGATCAAATTTACAACTGCGATGAAACCGGACTGTATTGGAAGGCCCTTCCTGAAGAAACTTTAGCTGCGGTAAATGAAACTTCTGCTCCCGGAAGGAAACGAATGAAAGATAGGGTCACTGTTTTAGCCTGCTCCAACGCATAG